Proteins encoded by one window of Rutidosis leptorrhynchoides isolate AG116_Rl617_1_P2 chromosome 7, CSIRO_AGI_Rlap_v1, whole genome shotgun sequence:
- the LOC139860268 gene encoding secreted RxLR effector protein 161-like produces the protein MINQSDKCVYSKFDHKGNGVIICLYVDDMLIFGTNQDQVDKTKKFLSSRFSMKDMGVADVILGIRIIRGDNGITITQSHYAEKILKKFNLEDTSPVSTPVDHTLKLLPNTGSTVYQLKYSSAIGCLMYAMTCTRPDIAYAVGKLRRFTSKTGSHHWQAVNRVFKYLKQTKDFGITYTSFPSILEGYSDASWITNMEDHSSTTGWIFLLGGGAISLASKKQTRITNSTMESEFVALAAAGNEAEWLRNLVY, from the coding sequence ATGATCAACCAATCGGATAAGTGTGTGTATAGCAAATTTGATCACAAGGGGAATGGTGTGATTATTTGCTTGTATGTGGACGACATGTTGATATTTGGTACTAACCAAGATCAAGTTGATAAGACCAAAAAATTTTTGTCATCTAGGTTTTCGATGAAGGATATGGGGGTTGCGGATGTGATTCTTGGTATAAGGATCATTCGTGGTGACAATGGCATCACGATAACTCAATCTCATTATGCTGAGAAGATTCTCAAGAAGTTCAATCTTGAGGATACCTCCCCGGTGAGTACTCCCGTTGATCATACTCTTAAGCTCTTACCCAATACGGGTTCGACTGTGTATCAACTTAAATACTCGAGTGCTATAGGGTGTCTAATGTATGCAATGACTTGCACTAGACCGGATATTGCCTATGCGGTGGGTAAATTGCGTAGATTTACTAGTAAAACGGGTTCTCACCATTGGCAAGCTGTGAATAGAGTATTTAAGTACTTGAAGCAAACCAAGGACTTTGGTATCACATATACCAGCTTTCCTTCTATCCTAGAAGGTTATTCGGATGCAAGTTGGATAACGAATATGGAAGATCATTCTTCTACTACTGGTTGGATATTCTTACTTGGTGGAGGGGCAATTTCATTGGCTTCCAAGAAGCAAACACGTATTACAAATTCGACAATGGAGTCAGAATTTGTTGCATTGGCTGCGGCGGGTAATGAAGCAGAGTGGTTAAGGAATTTGGTATATTAA